In Paenibacillus durus, the DNA window AGCTTGCAGTGGAATAGGCAAGAATAAGCTCATCCTTCAGCAGCTTGACGATGGCAAAAATGCTTGTTCCGCACAGTTTAGCGATGATGCCGAGCACCACGATGATGAAGAACGCCATGGATAAGTAGACAGCGAATACAAGCTTACCCAGTGGGATAAGAGAAGCGATCCCGAATTTCGAAACGGTTACGCCGATTAACGCAAAGACGCCAAACGGAGCAAATTTCATAATTTGATTGGTGAGCTGGAACATGGCCTCCATGACCCCGTGGAAAAACTGGAGCACCGGCTTGCCTTTCTCACCGATGGCAGCAACGCCAAGACCAAACATGACGGAGAAAAAGATGATGGCCAGCATATCTCCTCTCGCCAGGGCATCCACAATATTGCTTGGCACGATGTTCACAAAGGTATCGGCAAAACCGTGGCTGCTCACTGCTTCCGCAGAATTCATGTATTTATGAACATCGGTTTTGGCCAGATGAGACATATCCACCCCCGATCCCGGATGCAGCAGATTGGCTGTGACCAGTCCGACGATAATCGCGGCGGTCGTCACAATTTCAAAATAGAGGATCGTTTTGCCGCCCAATTTACCGAGCTGCTTAACGCTCCCTGTTCCCGCTACGCCGACAATGAGCGAAGACACGACGATGGGAACGACGATCATTTTGATCAGCCGGATAAAAATATCGCCAATAGGCATTAGAAACTTTTCAATAGATGGATTCCCGTAAAACAATGCGCCTGCCGTAATCCCTAATGCAAGTCCAATCAGTATTTGCCAGGCCAGTCCTATTCTTTTCATTGAATCACTCCTTAAATCGTCAAGATGTTATTATAGGTCACATTAATATTCACATCGTAAACGGGCATCTACTTAAATCTACAAAAATGGACAACAAAAAAATAAAATCATGTAATTTAAACTGACATGTTCTGAAATTGCATAAAAGCGGTCCATTTGATGCTACAATATGAACCATCCTATAAATATCATTTTTTGAGATTTGGAAGTGTTTCGTATTGAAAACCAATATCGCTGCGTTCGTCCTTATGCTTATTGCGGTTCCCCTAGCCGGCGAGTTAAAATTCTTTCCTTTTCATGATGAATTTCGCGTAAGCTTAGGGATTCCCATATTTTTCTTTTTCCTGTTATGGATTCAAAGAATCCCCCCTGCCTTATCCGGATTCCTTGCCGGCATTCTCGTCGTTGCCTTCCGCATCGGATTGGACTCCTTGGTTCAGGCGGATGTTTCCATCGGAGCGCTGTATCTGAAGCATTTTCCGGCGTTCTTTTATTATCTGGCTTACGCCGCATTGTTCCAGCTCCTTCGGTTAAATCAGGTTCCTTACCGGCCGGTGCGGGTAGGGGTTCTAAGCATCTTCATCGAAATCATTGCCAATCTGGTTGAGTTCTCCGTTCGGCATGCGGACTCCATGGGTCAGTTGAATTTGGAGGTGGTAGGCAAGCTGCTGGTCATCGCGGTCATTCGCAGTTTTTTTGTTCTTGGTTTCTTTAATATCATGCAATTACGCCAGTCCGTCTTGGCCGAAGAGCATGAGCGGAAAGAAAAGGAACGTGTTCTTCTGCTCGTATCGAATTTATATGAAGAGTCTGTCCAGCTCAGAAAGACGCTGCAATTCGCCGAAGATATTACGAGAGATGGCTATGAATTGTACCGTCAATTGCAGCAAGTTCGTTCCCTGGACGAGCTGGACCCATTGGCGCGGAAAGCGTTGAGTATTTCAGGGCAGGTACATGAGATCAAAAAAGACAACCAGCGAATCCACGCCGGACTTTCCAAGTTGATCGCCGACGAAGGACCGTCTGACTATATGGATCTTCCGGATATCATGCGGCTCATTGTCCGGACGAACGACAAATACGCGGCATCTTTAGGCAAAACGATTCAATTTGGCATCGAAGTGAACGATCCGTTTCCTCCCCTGCATGTGTACACCTTATTATCTTTAATGAACAATCTGGCGGCCAATGCGGTAGAAGCCATTCCCAAGGAAGGGACGATTGCCATTTCGGTCAGCCGTACACAAGGCAGGATTGAGATTCAGGTCCGCGATAACGGACCGGGCATCCCGGACCGGAAGAAGAAGCTGGTCTTTACACCGGGATACACGTCAAAGTATGATATTTCGGGAAAACCCTCTACAGGAATGGGATTGTATTATATCCGGGAGGTCGTAAAGGAGCTTCAGGGGGATATAGAATTGCAGGATGACCCGGAAACCGGAGAAACGGTATTTACTCTGCTGCTTCCGATCGATCCATTAACCCAGAAAGGATGACAGCATGCGTTTTTTTATCGTAGATGACGATGAGGGAGTTCGTTCCATGTTGGCTGACATCATTGAAGACTTCGGTCTCGGTGAAGTTGTCGGTGAACTGGAAGACGGCTCGGGTCTAAGTCATGATCTGCTTGAACTGAAGAAAGTCGATATTCTGATGATTGATTTATTGATGCCGATTCGGGACGGAATCCAGACGATTCGGGCGATAGGTCAAGACTTCAGCGGCAAAATTATTATGATCTCCCAAATTGAATCGAAGGATATGATTGGCGAGGCTTACTCGCTGGGGGTGCAGTACTATATCACCAAACCGATTAATCGTCTGGAGATTCTGGAGGTCATACGTAAAGTAATGGACCATTTGCGGCTGCAAAAGTCGATGAGCGATATCCAGAGAACGATTCAAGGCTTGCAGATCATAAGCTCTCCGAAGAACCAGCGAACAGCGGATGCCGAGAACAAGATCGTGACGTCCGGCCATTTTATGCTTTCTGAACTGGGAATGATCGGGGAAGCGGGAAGCAAAGACGTATTGGAGATGCTGGAGGTTCTGTATCAGCTGGATTTGGAAACGGGTGAGGCTTCCTTTGCGTTCCCTTCGCTTAAAGATATTTTTAGAAGCATCGCCGCAAAAAGACTTGAACACCTGGCAGCCTCCACTGAGCTGGGTAAGGAAATCAAAGCCTCGGAGCAGAGGGTGCGCCGGGCTATTTTTCAGACCCTGACCCATGTGGCCTCTCTCGGCTTAACCGATTACTCGCATCCGAAATTTGAGAATTACGCTTCGAAATTTTTCGATTTCACCGAAATCCGTAAACGGATGCTGGAACTGCAAAATGAGGCAGAGCCTTCCCAATCCCAGGTGCGGATCAATACGAAAAAATTCATCCAGGTGCTTTATGTGGAAACGAAACGATCTATGAGTTAACCGAAGCTTCCGTCTCTCGTATTAGGCCATTTAAAACCGTAAAACTTGCATATTCTTATATTTTTTAAAAAAATCCGCGCTGAGCGCGGATTTCACTATTTTATGACCTTATTTTCTCTATTCAAATATTTCTGCCAGCTTCCAGCCGATGGTCTGCGTGTGGGCGGGTTTGGACGGATCGCTCCACAGCTTGGAAGCGGTGTTGTCAATGGCTGACAAGCCCTTGGAAAGGTCGGCTCCGGCGGCTTGCAGTCCGTCGTTGATCAATCATGCCCCGTAATCAACCCCGGTCTAGATTTCATAAAGCTCCAGCATCGTTTTGTTTTTTCCGAAGGCCTCGGCAAAATCATTGTTAAATGCGGTAATCGCATGATCCGTGGCTGGATGCCTGATTAAAGCCTCCAACACGTCTGGAGCGGCAGTCACCGAACCAATGCCATGCCGGCATAGTTCCAGAATTTGCTGCGAATTTTTGAAGCTTGCCGCCAGAACGTCGCTATCAAGTTTATGCATCCGGAGCATATCATGAATATCCATCGCTGCTTTCACGCCGTCCGCACCCATGTTGTCAATTCGGTTAACATAAGGAGCTGTGAATTTGGCCCCCGCTTTTGCCGCCATAAAAGCCTGCATCGGAGTATAAATCGCGGTTGCCGTCACGTGTATACCCTCTTTGGATAGAATGCTGATTGCCTTAAGTCCTTGAGCGGAGACCGGAACTTTTACATATAATCCCTCCCCCAGCCGCTTGACCATATAATGCGCCTCCTCCACCATCTCTTCGGCGGTCACGGAAATCACCTGCGCATGCAGCGCCGAACCGGCAGGCAAAAACTCCCAAATCCGAAGCAGTTGCTTCATCGGATCATTTTTTTCATTTTTCAATATCGTTGGATTGGTGGTAACGCCGTCATATGGGAACAGATCATACATCCGGGTAATCGCTTCAAAATTTGCGGTATCAAGCAATATAAGCATTGTTCTCTCTCCTTTGCGGATTCGTTTATTTAATCAAATTTGTAATGCCTGCATCCAAAGCGATGGTGTGGAAGTGAGTCATTTCTTGATCGCTGTACATTCGGGGATTTCTGTCAAAGCAGAATTTCTGTTCGACATGGTTGTATTTGGCCTGTGCCAAGGGATTATAATTCAACAGCTCGTATTTAACGTCAGGCCGGATGGCAGATATAAAAGAAGAAATGCTGCGGATATTATCGTCAAAAGCCGTATATTCAGGAATCAGGGGAGTACGGACAATTACTTCAGCTTGGGTATTACCTGTGAGCAGCCATTTCAGATTTTCTTTAATTCGGGCATTGGACAGTCCTGTATGCTTCTTATGCAGTTCCGTATCAAAAATTTTGAAATCCGCATAGATCAAATCCAGCATTTCAGCCGCCTGTTCCAGTATGGCCGGGGACGTCTGCAAGCTGCTCTCGATCGCTGTATGGAGGCCTGCTTGCTTTAAGGCTGTTAACAACTGTAAAGCAAATTCGTGCTGAAACAGTGGTTCCCCGCCGGAAAGGGTCACTCCACCGCTATATTTGAAAAAGCGGCGATCCTTCATTACTTCTGTAACCACCTCGTTCACCGCCATAACCTGGCAGTCCAAGGACAGCGCTCCGGCAGGACACACGTCGATGCATGCCTCACATTCTTCGATCTGGTCCCGCTCAAGCTTGATCCGTGTTCGGTTCTCGAAGGCGGAAGCGCCGTACTGTCCATTCCGGGCGCATAAGCCGCACCGGATGCATTTATTGCGGAAGTAGACCAAATGGGTCTGAAATGCAATCCCCTCCGGATTCTGGCACCAGCGGCAGGCAAGAGGACAGCCTTTTAGAAATATGTTGGTACGGATGCCGTGGCCGTCATGGGTGGAAAATCTTCGGATATCAAAAATTTTGCCGGATTTCATGTCCGCTGCATGTTCCATAGCTGTCTCCTCCTGTGCTGTCGTCTCCCCTGCTCGCTGTGAAGCTTTCGCTTAAATCTCCCCGTAGCTGGTTCTTGCGATAATTTCATTTTGCAGCTCATCCGCAAGTTCCGTGAAATAGGCGGTATATCCCGCCACTCTAACCGTAAGTCCGCGGTAATCCTCGGGGGACGCTTTCGCCGCGATCAGATCCTCTTTTTTTAACACGTTGAACTGGATATGAGGAATTTCAAGATCGACAAAGGTCCGTAGGAACTGGGAGAACTTGTTGATCCCGCTCTCTGTTTTGAAAAATTCTGGCAGAAACTTCATGTTCAGCAGACCGCCGTTGCTCGTCAAGTGGTTGTCGAGTCTTGATACAGAATTCAGCACAGCGGTCGGTCCGTTCAGATCCCTGCCGTATACCGGGGACATTCCGCCGTCCGCCAACGGTTCCCGCGAATATCTTCCGTCCGGCGAAGCGCCGACATTTTCCCCCATAGGTATATGCGCCGAAACGGTATACATCCCCGTATGATAGAGTCCTCCCCGGTAATTCCGGTATTGCGACAGGTATTGATTGAAGGTTCTGGCCCACTTGGCTCCGAGCTCATCAACCCAGACGATGTCGTTGCCGTATTTGGGAGATCTATTCAGCAGCATGGCCCGAGTAACTTCATGACCCTCAAAGTTGGCGCGAAGCGCCTCGAGCAGTTCTCCGGAACTAATCCGCTTCTCGTCAAACACAAACTTCTTAATAGCCGCCAAGCTGTCCGC includes these proteins:
- a CDS encoding sensor histidine kinase yields the protein MKTNIAAFVLMLIAVPLAGELKFFPFHDEFRVSLGIPIFFFFLLWIQRIPPALSGFLAGILVVAFRIGLDSLVQADVSIGALYLKHFPAFFYYLAYAALFQLLRLNQVPYRPVRVGVLSIFIEIIANLVEFSVRHADSMGQLNLEVVGKLLVIAVIRSFFVLGFFNIMQLRQSVLAEEHERKEKERVLLLVSNLYEESVQLRKTLQFAEDITRDGYELYRQLQQVRSLDELDPLARKALSISGQVHEIKKDNQRIHAGLSKLIADEGPSDYMDLPDIMRLIVRTNDKYAASLGKTIQFGIEVNDPFPPLHVYTLLSLMNNLAANAVEAIPKEGTIAISVSRTQGRIEIQVRDNGPGIPDRKKKLVFTPGYTSKYDISGKPSTGMGLYYIREVVKELQGDIELQDDPETGETVFTLLLPIDPLTQKG
- a CDS encoding transaldolase family protein, which gives rise to MLILLDTANFEAITRMYDLFPYDGVTTNPTILKNEKNDPMKQLLRIWEFLPAGSALHAQVISVTAEEMVEEAHYMVKRLGEGLYVKVPVSAQGLKAISILSKEGIHVTATAIYTPMQAFMAAKAGAKFTAPYVNRIDNMGADGVKAAMDIHDMLRMHKLDSDVLAASFKNSQQILELCRHGIGSVTAAPDVLEALIRHPATDHAITAFNNDFAEAFGKNKTMLELYEI
- a CDS encoding cation:dicarboxylate symporter family transporter → MKRIGLAWQILIGLALGITAGALFYGNPSIEKFLMPIGDIFIRLIKMIVVPIVVSSLIVGVAGTGSVKQLGKLGGKTILYFEIVTTAAIIVGLVTANLLHPGSGVDMSHLAKTDVHKYMNSAEAVSSHGFADTFVNIVPSNIVDALARGDMLAIIFFSVMFGLGVAAIGEKGKPVLQFFHGVMEAMFQLTNQIMKFAPFGVFALIGVTVSKFGIASLIPLGKLVFAVYLSMAFFIIVVLGIIAKLCGTSIFAIVKLLKDELILAYSTASSETVMPKIIEKMEKFGCPKAITSFVVPTGYSFNLDGSTLYQALAALFIAQMYGIDMSLTAQITLMLVLMVTSKGIAGVPGVSFVVLLATLGSVGIPPEGLAFIAGIDRIMDMARTVVNVLGNSLATVVISKWEGKFDAEKAKRYLKSKETAQDAA
- a CDS encoding response regulator, with protein sequence MRFFIVDDDEGVRSMLADIIEDFGLGEVVGELEDGSGLSHDLLELKKVDILMIDLLMPIRDGIQTIRAIGQDFSGKIIMISQIESKDMIGEAYSLGVQYYITKPINRLEILEVIRKVMDHLRLQKSMSDIQRTIQGLQIISSPKNQRTADAENKIVTSGHFMLSELGMIGEAGSKDVLEMLEVLYQLDLETGEASFAFPSLKDIFRSIAAKRLEHLAASTELGKEIKASEQRVRRAIFQTLTHVASLGLTDYSHPKFENYASKFFDFTEIRKRMLELQNEAEPSQSQVRINTKKFIQVLYVETKRSMS
- a CDS encoding glycyl-radical enzyme activating protein — encoded protein: MEHAADMKSGKIFDIRRFSTHDGHGIRTNIFLKGCPLACRWCQNPEGIAFQTHLVYFRNKCIRCGLCARNGQYGASAFENRTRIKLERDQIEECEACIDVCPAGALSLDCQVMAVNEVVTEVMKDRRFFKYSGGVTLSGGEPLFQHEFALQLLTALKQAGLHTAIESSLQTSPAILEQAAEMLDLIYADFKIFDTELHKKHTGLSNARIKENLKWLLTGNTQAEVIVRTPLIPEYTAFDDNIRSISSFISAIRPDVKYELLNYNPLAQAKYNHVEQKFCFDRNPRMYSDQEMTHFHTIALDAGITNLIK